In the Panthera tigris isolate Pti1 chromosome F3, P.tigris_Pti1_mat1.1, whole genome shotgun sequence genome, ACCATTGTcccggggcggggtgggcggggagtGGAGCGGAGCAGAAGTGGTGGCTTTTCTTCCTCAAATCATCTGCATGTAAACCATTAGCTTGCACTGTATGAAATTACCCATatgggacctttttttttttaacttctacaaATGGCCATTTTCATATGATTCAATTCAACACGCTGTTCATCctccaaatattttgtttctttaaaaaattgtttttaatgtttctttatttttgacagagagagagagagagagagagagagagacaacatgagcaggggaggggcagagagagagggagacacagaatcggaagcaggctccaggctccaagctgtcagcacagagcccgacgtggggctcgaactcacggagtgtgagatcctggcctgagctgaagtcagacgctcaactacctgagccacccaggcgcccctgttttgtttcttttaaagccCCCTTCACCGAAAATTCTGTCTGCATGTCCAGTTTGGGTACATGGCACCTCCTTCCTCCTGGTTACTAAGGTCAGACGCCCCGGTGtcttccctgacccctccccGCAGCCACGCTGTCCCCGTGGTCTCGATCTTGCTGCTGTCACTGCCACAGCTCACCTGCTGCTCTCCTGCTCCATCCGTTGCCCCCAGGCCCCAGAGCGAGCTTTTAAACATGCAAGTCTGGTTGCCTTCCTTCCCTTCGTAAAACTTTCCAGTGGCCTCCTTTCGCAttagaattaaatattaaatcttccCGTGTCCTACCAGACCCTGCGTGAACTGACCTCTGTCATTCCTGCCTCCCAGAGTGCAGCTTGCTCATCACTGCCTGGCCACAGGGACCTTCCTGCAGACCCTTCTGGATCTTTCCAGAAGGGCTTTCGGGTGGCTCATTCCCCAGCACGGCAGGCCTTCCCCCTTGGCCGTCCCTGCGGGTCTCAGCGTGGGCTGGTCCCCGGAGTCACCCTTTGTGTCAACCTGCCCCGGCCCTACTTGGCTCCCTCGTTACTCCTGCTCACAATTTTTGGCTCTTCTCCGTAGAGCTTaacgcattttttaaaaaaattttgtttatttttaaatttgcatccaagtcagcatatagtgcgatactcatttcaggagtagattccagcgATTCATCCCCAAGTATAACCCCCAGGCtcatcatcccaacaagtgtcctccttgatgaccctcccccatttagcccatccccccacccacccatttagctcatccctccACCTAcaacccccccatcagccctcagtttgttctccgtatttaagagtctcttctgttctgtccccctccctgtttttatattatttttgcttctcttcccttgtgttcatctgtttcgtctcttaaattccacacatgagtgaagccttcggatatttgtctttctctgagtggctaatttcgcttagcacgataccctccagttccatccccgtAGTTGCAAAGAGCTTAACACAGTTTTAATTGGAGGTTGTGTGTATTTGtttagtgtctgtctgtctctagaCTAGACTGCAAGCTTCCTGGGTGCAGGGCCCCATCTGTCTGGCTCACGGCTGTGTTCCCAGGGTGCTACCCGCTCATTACAAGATGTGCTGCGTGGTGACTGCTGGGGACAGACTGCTCAGTCCTCCGGGAAACCAGGGGCCGTTGTCCCGGTCTGATCAAGACCCACTCCCCGTGTTCCTTTGGAGCTGCAGTGACAGCTGGTGGGGGACGCCATGGGGGGAGGTCTCAGGTTCAAGAAGTGGGTGGGAATCATGATAGAAAGAAATCCAGGGGGAGAAGTGTCTATATTGCCCTTAACAGTTGCAGTGCTAAACCAAGCTAACAGTTTGTTACGTAAAACACGTCCTGCCCTCCTACTTTGACAAGTACACCTTCAAAATGACCCGGAAGGCCAGATCCAGTTTCCGAAATCTTGGCTTTTGGGGGTTTCGTAGCAGGGCTcagtctccaaagaagacttccccctccccttcttgcccaCAACTCTGTCCCACACTGTGAAGGGCTTGCCCACCTGCGTGGCACCCTGGCTCCGTGTCTGAGCTTCGAGCTGACCCCCAAAGCTGCCTCTTAGCTGCCCTCAGGCGTAGGGGTGCCCATACAGGCACTTTGTTCCATCTTTGGGAGGGCAAGTGCAGGAAAGGGCTTGTACAAGGCCCAGGTTCCCATGTGGACAAGGGATTCCAGGATTCTGGATTGTTCTAGAAGGGTAAGAGGGAGCTCCAGGTGGACGGACCCTTGCCTGTGCAGGAGACTCACAGCAAGCTCTGCGGTACAGACCCGGGGCCGCGGCCCTCTCGCCTTGGCAGAAGGGTGACACTATCTATGCTCGCGGCCTCCGGGAATAACTGGACAGGGAGTGGAGAGGCAGACACCCTGTTGTACCTGTCCTTGCTGGACACAACCCTCGGAAGAACAAACTCTGCAGGGACCGCTGCCCGGAGTTGGCCGAGGCTCTAGCTGGTCCCTCTCGGGTGAGTCATACGTGAGAGCTCTCCATTTCCTCCTGGCTGCTGTCCCCTGGAGGGGACCCTAAGGGCAACCCGCCGACCCACCCGGGATGCTGCCCTGGGAAGACCGGCCCCTGGAAACCTCTGTGCCGTAGTTCCTCCTGATGGAAGCTTCACTCCCAGCCGGAGTCTCTGTCCCTTTCGTCACTTTCTTCGGGGACCTGACTGCCCTCCTTGGGGACCGACGTCTCAGGAGCCAGGAGATGCCTTGGCGCACACGCTGGGGGCTGCATGACGGTTTACTCGCTGGCATCGGACTGCGACGCCTCTATCCGGCCTCCTCTGCCTCCcggctggtgctggggcaagagGAGACCGGCAGGTGAGCGGTCGGTGTGTTACAGACGGACCGATAGACGCATTGCCTTTCCTACTGATCCCAGTTCAGACTTCTTCTTGCCCTTGATTTTGTTAAACCGACACCCCCTCGGACAAGATGTCCCGCGACTCTTCTCTGTTCCCCACAGGGAGGACCCCTGATCCCAGCTAGGCCGACTGCGCCCAGTTTGTTTGCCGGGAATTTCGATCTTCAGACTGAACAGAAAGAGAGCAGATTTATTCGACGGCGGCCCCGAGGACGCTGTGCCAATGCCTGTATCCCCGAGGCCACCTGGCTTTGTCCTTTCTGAGGCCCGGTTCCTCAGTGTTTTCTTTGGCTCTCCCAGTGCTGTAGACCGAACATTTGTGTtccctctccccaaattcatatgctgaaatccaGTTCCCAGTGTAAAagtatttggaggtagggccttcAGAAGAGACCAGGTCCTGAGGACAGGGCCCCTGggaatggaattagtgcctttatagaagggaccccagagagctctctctccccttctgccatgtgaggacacggtgGGAAGATGGCCATCCATCCGTGAGCCAGGAGGCGGGCTCTCCCCGGACACCGAatcagccagcaccttgatcttggacttcccagcctccagaaccacgaggaataaatttctgttgtttctaagccACCTAGACTCTGGTATTCTTCtacagcagcctgaactaagacactGAGCTACCTACAGCTTTCTAGAAAATTCCTCCTTTTGCATTAGTTAAAACCAGAGTTGGTTTCTGTTCTTTGCCTCCAAAGAACTCTGATGCCAGGTTTTCACAATATTGTTAGATATCCTAAAGAACATggctatttacttatttattaaatttttttaatgtttatttatctgagagagagagagagagagagagagagagagagagagagagaatgagcgggggaggggcagaaagagagggacacacaggatccgaagcaggttccaggctctgcgctgtcagcacagagcccgacgcgggcttcgaacccacaaaccctgagatcgtgacctgagctgaagtcggacgcgtaaccgactgagccacccaggcgccccaagagcatgATTTATTAAACGGCCAAATGTATCCTATTGACTTCTTTGGCTGATTTCGTGTCGTTTTGTGCTTTCCTGGCTTTCCCACTGATGCCTCCCCCTGTTCATTTCTGGTACATTCCTGGGCAACAGGCCGAGAGAAGGGCGGAGGAAAGGAAGCTGGGAGAAATCTTGTTTGCAGGAAGCTGGCGTGTTTCTGACACACAAGCTGAATCGTCTCATCGGCCTCCTTCATTTCGCTGTCCCCTCATTCTTCCCTTACTTTACAATTCTTGTGTGATGTGGGAAGGCTCTTATGGGTTGTGCAGGGCAGGGATGGCTAATAGGTTTCATCTTGGCTCCCAGCTTCTGTTAATTGGCCCGAGTCACTTGAGCGTTGGGCTGCCTGGGGACTCAGTGGGACCAGTGTGTCATAAGTAATTACGCCCGACACGGTGCTGGAGGGTGGCGTGGAGGGAGCGCATATTTGTCATTCCCACCTGACACGAAAAGGCTCTAGTCTGCAATATCGCTCTGCGATGGGTTCTGTGCCACCGCTGTCACCAAAACAGCTCACTTCATGTTGGGCTCTCCATCTGGCAGGGAGCTTTTCCTTGGCAGTGcggtgcaggggaggggctgggccgaTTCGATAACCTGAAGCTAACTCTGACTCTGTCACTGACCAGTTATGTTGTTCCAAGGAGTAACCATCTCTTTGGGCCTTGGCTTTCCCCCTGAGAAATGAGAAACCTGAACTGAGAAACCACAACGTTTCCTTCCAGCTTGAAGGTCCTATTACTGGTATGAGTCACCATCTGCCTCTCAGGGACGTGTTCCTGTGGCCTCGGCTGTACAACCTGCCTACGGGAGAGCCCTTCGAACACTTGGGGACCCCCTGAGTCTTCTGTTCTAGGCTCAGTATGACCAGTTTCTTTCGTCATTTCTCAGATGATAAGGCTTCTAGACTTTTCGCGATTTGGGTCATTCTCTTCTTGACACCCAAGTTTTCCGGTGGTTCCCTGGAAGTGTGGCTCCCAGAACTGGCTAGTTGTGCAGAGGGAGTATCTCTGTTACTTACCTGTGTGCTCAGCCTGccatcccccccacacccctggcAGACGGGGCCGACGCTGACCAGGGCACAGCCCGAGGGGAGGCACCCACTGAAACTTTCCCGGATCTGGGGGTGGTTGAGATGGTTGCTCTGTGCcgtccttttttttgtttttatttaatttgtttaatgtctatctatttttgagagagagagagagagagacagagcacaggcaggggaagggcagagagaaagggagagagagaatcccaagcaggctccacagcgtcagcgcagagccagaggcagggctcgaactcacaaaccgtgagatcacgacctgagccaaagtcgagagtCAGACGTtaaacccactgggccacccaggcgcccctgcgaaactttttaaatgaggaaCTGGGCGTTTCTATCCCCACTGATGCCAAAAAACCATGTATCTCTCACACTTCTCTTCTGCCGTGCCCCCCTCTCCACTCTCTCCGGCATCGTGTCACAGGACCCCTCCACCCTAGCAGCTCTTGCTTTTGTGCTTTGCATGGAAGGACAGGTACAAAGCCTCTTGCTCAAGGAAAGTTGgatgaaaacaaagagcaaaaaacAGAGCCTACCGGAAATAATGGTATAAAGGTTGTCGTGGGAGGAATCTGGCACCCAAACAGATGGGGGCGCTCCTGGCTACCTCAACCCCAGGGATGTGTATTCTGAAGACCACAAGGTCCCCCCTGCTGTGGCCCCAGTCGCCCCGACCCTCCCATTCCGCCCTCCCCCACCGCACCCTCCCTGGCCTCCACTAGCGTGGAGTTTTGGAAAGCACTAACCATGCCCCCACTTCCGGGCCTTTCTTTGTACCCTCTGCTCTCTGGATTACTCTTGGCCCACCCACCGCACGGTTCACCCCACTCGCCCATCTGAGATGGGCCCCGCCTCCCCAGCACACCCTTCTCTAGCCTTTTACTctgctttatcttctttttttttttaagtttatttattttgagagagagaaagagagagcgtggcagagagagagggagagagagagagaatccctgtgccagcagcgcggagcctgactcggggtttgaacccacgaaccgcgagatcataactggaaccatgaaatcaagctccagacgcctaaccgactgagccactcaggcgccccgctGCTTTATCTTCTTATTAGAGCCCATCGACCTCTGACACATACCTCCTTGCTTGTTTGTatttctagaatataaactccacaaAGGAAGGGCTTTGTCCGCTTCTGATTTGCCTCAGACCTTACCCAGCACGTGCCGAACCTTCAATCGATGTTTGTCCTGTGTGACCTTTAAACCATCGGTCCCGGTGCTTGTTAGCACGTGGTTCTCTCGGAAGTTCTTTGGGTTTTTCGGTGGAGGGCTGATTAGTCCACTAGCTGACAAGTGTATCGTGGGGAACGGGAGCATCCGTCTATTTGAGCGGCGTGGGCCTGTTTAAAAAGGCCCCGGTGCACCACATCACAGAACCACGGCTAAATGAGGTCACTAAGAGTTAACTCATGAAGGGAGAAATGTGGGTCCCACCCCCCATCCAGAATTTGCCTGATCTGAGGTGGGGCCTGGGAGATGGAGGGAAGAAAGTAGGGGGgatacagggtgtgtgtgtgtgtgtgtgtgtgtgtgtgtgtgtgtttcctccacACAGCCACCATGGCTCCTTGCTAGATCCTGGGCTGTCTCTTCCACATCATTTTTAGGGATGGAGGCCAGTTTTGCATGAGAAATCAGTGACCATAGGGAATGCCTCTAGGTGGCAGGTGGGGGCAACACCCGTTTCCAGGTTGGGAGGCCACGGGCACTGTTTAGGGGGACAGGGGGAAGGTTGGGTGGGGACAAGTGGGTGCAGGAAAGGCAAGAAGACAGGTGTTGCCCCGGTGACCCGCTGGGGACCACTGAGCAGAGCCAGCAGGCAGGGAAATTCCAGAACAAGTTGAGTGGAGGAGTGGGGATGTGACGCTAGAGGCCAGCTGTGCTGACCCTGACCATTCGTTGAAGGTAAAGTGACTTTCCAGCAACTgggagaaagaggggagatcCTGGCACAGGACTGACCTAGTGAGTGACTGAAGTTTCCCTGGGAAAATACTTCAAAACTTGCCCCGTTTCCTCACTGTTATCACAGAACATCCCCTCTAAGACACTGGATGTTCTGCAGGATCCACAGGGACATTGCCTGTTCAGGCAttcacccccccctccccccactgctgaTGAACTATTGTTGTGGACTGGATTTGTCTCTTCAAAATCCATTCGtccaagtcctaacccccaagaTCTCACAATATGACTGTACTTGCAAATAGGACTTCAAAGagataattaaagttaaatgaggtcactggGATGGGCCCTAGTCcattatgactggtgtccttataaaagagggagagacaccagGGATATGTGCACACGTAGAGAAGAGGCCACGGAAGGACACCTAGACAAGGAAGGCATCTGcaagctaaggagagaggcctcacaAGAAACCAAAGCTGCTTACACCTTGGTCTTGTGCTTTTAGCCTCCAAGGCTACGAGAAAGTGAATTTCCGTTCTTTAAGCCCCCGATTCTGTGATATCTTGTTACGGCGGCCGTAGCAGACCGATGCATGTATTAACCAATTGGCACCAAAGAATTGCATCCAGTCTGGGTCCCGGACCCTAAAAGTTATTAGACATTTGAACTAACAGAGAAACTGTGAATCGCCCATTTCCAGCtctggccccagccccacccctgtaGTTTGAGACCCCGATGTCCCCTGATGACCAAGGCCTTATCATGAGATCTAGAGATAGACAAAGGTGAAGGAGGGGGTGCTCTGTGATCTTGCCCCGAGCAGAGCCAGGACATGCAAGGagcggagggtggggggcgggcggagAAGGAGGGGACGTGGAAGGTTGTGCCAGTGTTTTCCGTGTGGTGGCTCCCAGTGCAAGAGCTTCCCGGGCTGCTCCTGGAGGTGGGACAGGAGTGTCACCAGAGGCATGAGGACCATGGTCGTTTCCAGACACCAGCTATGGCCCAGAGCATCGTGTACTTCCTGATGGTCCAGGCAACAGTTTATATCCTCCTTCTTTGCAGACCCTACACAAGGGGATTCTCCGTCTCTGGAGCCACTCTGTCGGTACAGATGTCCTTCTGCTTTTTCCCTGGCAAAGAGATCAGAAAGGTTACCTTCCAACAGCTGCCCTCTCACTTTGGAATCTTGGCTTGGCCCGAAGCCATCCCGGACAGCCTGGGGTGGACATCCCCATGAGGCCCAGGTCAGTGGGGCGTTTCTGTCAGGGGCAGGGCATCCTGGGGTCCAGGCAGGGGCTGTGCCGGAGGGATGGCTCAGAACCCAGCCCCACCTCTgactttccccttttctcttctcctggagAAGGAGGACTTATCAGCTCCCGGCCAGACAGGTACTTCTCTCAGGGAGCATTTCCTAGGAATGGTGGGCAAGCACGGGGCTGGCGTCCATTTAGACTTGCGCTCAACAGAACTTTATCCCTACGAGCGCTGTTCCAGGGACCATCGCTAGATACCCGGTGGCAAGTCAGCCTTTGCCTTCAAGGGGCTGAGAAGGCAGCGGGAGAGTGAGTGCAACGAGGGCTGGGGGCGATGGAGATTAAAGGAAGAACACCAACCGCgcctgggctgggggagcaggtCAGGAAGGCCTCCGGGAGCAGGTGCACCTTGGAGACTGTGGAGGAGATAGTCACATGAAGAAGGGGGATTGGGCGGAAGCCATGGAAAGTGCGTTCCAGAATGAGAGAACGGCTGGCACGAAGGCCTGAAGAGGCAGGCAAGAGGAGCGGTCACTTTCAGAAGTGCAACAGACACTTCGCCTTGTTTAATCTGATTGGAGACCAGGGGATGCGGTGAGAGTCAGGACCTGATGTGATAGAGGGAAGGAGGACAGACCATGCGAAGCCTAAAACGGAGGAGGTCCAACCTTGCCTTCCTTCCCAGTAGGTCCTCCTCCTCCAAGGACATCTGGCGTCTGGAGGACTCCTACCTGAGTAGCAGGGGTGCCAGACAGAGAGGAGACCAGCCAGCGTCAGGAGCAGGGCCACGggcaccaccaccagcaccatgTCTTTGTAGGAGGACTTTCCTGGGGCTGGACACGGAGGGGGCAGGGTCAGAGGGGGGCTGGAGGCTTCACAATCCCTTAACCACTGACCCCTGGCCCTTGGCATACCTGCCTCGTGATGGCAGCTCTCCCAAGGGGTGACGGTGGCCACGTCCCGGCTGACAGGGTTGGAGACAGTGCAGGAATAGGCCACACTCTTGTCTCCTGGTCCCAGCGAAACCTTCAGCACCTGTCCATCCGTGAAGAGGCTGCTTGGCTCAATACCAAAGTCAGTGGTCCCCTCCCGTCGCCAGCTATAGGTTATGTCACTGATGTTGGGGGCCCAACAGGACAGGAGCACCTGGCAGGTCTTGGGGGGCTGAGCGTCCCCTGACACAGCGATGAATACTTGCACCACGGGCCTGGGCACTGCATCTAGGCAAGAACAGAAGAGCAGGCACGGGTTACAGTGATGCTGGGCAGGGCCCAGAGCGCCAGCCCCGGGATCCATGCAGGGTTGGAGGTCACCTCTGACCAGGCGCCGCACTCTTGCTGCAGAGCCTAGTCTGGTTTCCCGTTGTCCAGGACAGAAGCTGAGTTCCTTAGTCTGGGAGTCGAGACCCTTCAGGAGATAGTCAATGCCAACCTCTCCAGTGGTAGCTTCCTGCCGGTCTGACTCACCTGCCCTAATGAATTTCCAGTTCTCCGGAGCACGGCGCCCTTCCGCGTCTCTCATGCTCTCATATGGGTCGCCTGCGCACATgtacctttctcttctcttcctcctagGGAACTCCTACCAatccttcaagacccagctcGGACACGTTGCTTACTGCTCCGATTGTGAAGCCTTCCCTCACATTCCAGGCTCCGAACTCTCCAAGAACTCGGCCTGTCCCTTGTCATAGCACTTTCTTCATGATATATCAGCCAGAGAGATGATCGGCAGATATTGAGTCAGGCAAGAAAACACACATTCCTGGACTATTCGAGCTTACAGTTTGGTGGAGAAGACAAGTGATTGaataactaagaaaataattacaaggcTGCAACGCCCTACGAAGGA is a window encoding:
- the SLAMF8 gene encoding SLAM family member 8; its protein translation is MFWTGVVKRACWPLWRRMAMWSLWSLLLWEALLPAAAVHGAQVHGQIGGSVLLAAECPPGFQVREAIWRSLWPSEELVATFFRGAPETLYHSRFLGRAQLHKNLSLALQPLESGDSGNFSVLLVDTGGRARTQILQLKVHDAVPRPVVQVFIAVSGDAQPPKTCQVLLSCWAPNISDITYSWRREGTTDFGIEPSSLFTDGQVLKVSLGPGDKSVAYSCTVSNPVSRDVATVTPWESCHHEAAPGKSSYKDMVLVVVPVALLLTLAGLLSVWHPCYSGKKQKDICTDRVAPETENPLV